One bacterium DNA window includes the following coding sequences:
- a CDS encoding MazG family protein: MKEQFTQLVEIIAKLRGENGCPWDKEQTSQSLKPYLLEETYEVLEAIENEEPDGLKEELGDLMLQIVMQAQLAKEKGLFDIQDVLTGICEKLTRRHPHVFGDMKFNNSVEVIAHWKEIKEQEKIRQKADKGTG; encoded by the coding sequence ATGAAAGAGCAATTTACACAATTAGTCGAGATAATTGCCAAATTACGTGGTGAAAACGGTTGTCCGTGGGATAAAGAACAAACCTCTCAATCCCTTAAACCTTATTTACTTGAAGAAACTTATGAAGTGCTCGAAGCGATTGAGAATGAAGAACCTGATGGATTAAAAGAAGAACTGGGCGATTTGATGTTGCAAATTGTGATGCAGGCTCAATTGGCAAAAGAAAAAGGGCTGTTTGACATTCAGGATGTTTTAACCGGCATCTGTGAAAAACTTACACGCAGACATCCACATGTATTTGGGGATATGAAGTTCAATAATTCAGTAGAGGTTATTGCCCATTGGAAGGAGATTAAAGAACAAGAAAAAATCAGACAAAAGGCTGATAAAGGAACAGGTTAA
- a CDS encoding ATP-binding protein yields MGNIRRNKIEPRHLWHYDIHKKFKENLLYILLGFLPVYKRDEIFPQIRDFLKENQISSYCIYEIYGIYDILVRIWLPQKISPLNFLGELENELKYLYCTKAIPFVVKENPIHWKWWSSEKDQIDSPSSQDISNLSEDIIKNLDKGNLSKETMKSLKEQNILRILDKKSFEGIKFFIVIPPPMIGEWPTSATTQRIIDKLKILLTKIMEITEPSIYVGSGFAWLLVKGKISFSEYLKLNDFIQEISKTGVEEFNIRAYTYFVTNVTSPYYIEKEGISSLSLGISEKFEITDYLNKEENGEFEVKGSLCFDIDRWCRDENYKGELSNEIAINGVLKSIVGFLNAKGGIILVGVLEKERYRDVLEKSNNPLSKLPQVKNRIVSGINREYGSKAWDVFSRKLTDLIREHIGREVSAMVTVQRYTYKDIDLCLIQVPKGKIWYYLDETQFYVRRSNSTILLEGYDMDLYKESFYRGVLKNGERQQNQSIP; encoded by the coding sequence ATGGGAAATATAAGAAGGAATAAAATAGAACCTAGGCATTTGTGGCATTATGATATCCATAAAAAATTTAAGGAAAATCTTCTATATATCCTGCTTGGGTTTTTGCCTGTGTATAAAAGAGACGAAATTTTTCCTCAAATCAGAGACTTTTTAAAGGAAAACCAGATTTCTTCTTATTGTATCTATGAGATTTATGGCATCTATGATATACTTGTGCGAATATGGCTCCCTCAAAAAATATCCCCTTTAAATTTTCTAGGAGAATTGGAAAATGAATTAAAATATTTATATTGCACCAAAGCAATTCCATTTGTGGTAAAGGAAAATCCTATCCATTGGAAATGGTGGTCTTCTGAAAAAGACCAAATTGATTCTCCCTCCTCTCAAGATATATCTAATTTGTCAGAGGATATTATCAAAAATTTGGATAAGGGGAATCTTTCAAAGGAAACCATGAAAAGCCTGAAAGAACAAAATATCCTTAGGATACTTGACAAAAAGTCTTTTGAGGGAATTAAGTTTTTCATAGTAATTCCACCTCCTATGATTGGAGAGTGGCCTACATCTGCAACTACACAGAGGATTATAGATAAACTAAAAATCCTTTTAACAAAAATCATGGAGATTACCGAACCATCCATATATGTGGGAAGTGGATTTGCCTGGCTCCTGGTAAAGGGAAAAATTTCCTTTTCAGAATATCTTAAGTTAAACGATTTCATCCAGGAAATTAGCAAAACTGGGGTAGAGGAATTTAATATTAGAGCCTATACCTATTTTGTTACTAATGTCACTTCTCCTTATTACATAGAAAAGGAAGGCATATCGTCTTTATCTTTGGGGATTAGTGAAAAATTTGAAATTACAGACTACCTTAACAAAGAAGAAAACGGAGAGTTTGAGGTTAAGGGCTCTTTATGTTTTGATATAGATCGCTGGTGCCGGGATGAAAATTACAAAGGTGAACTTAGTAATGAGATTGCAATAAATGGAGTTTTAAAGTCTATTGTAGGATTTTTGAATGCAAAGGGAGGAATAATTCTTGTAGGTGTCCTTGAGAAGGAAAGATATAGAGATGTTTTGGAAAAGTCCAACAATCCCTTATCAAAACTTCCACAGGTCAAGAATCGCATTGTATCCGGGATTAACCGGGAATATGGTTCTAAAGCTTGGGATGTATTCTCTCGTAAATTAACTGACCTTATCAGAGAACATATTGGAAGAGAGGTCTCGGCTATGGTCACAGTGCAAAGATATACATATAAAGATATTGACCTTTGTCTTATACAGGTGCCAAAGGGAAAGATATGGTATTATCTCGACGAAACTCAATTTTATGTAAGACGATCCAATTCTACTATACTACTGGAAGGGTACGACATGGATCTCTACAAAGAGTCATTCTATAGAGGGGTGTTGAAAAATGGAGAAAGGCAACAAAACCAAAGCATACCGTAA
- a CDS encoding SurA N-terminal domain-containing protein has protein sequence MSKYFIVLICMSFLATGCGTNSTTLATVRGEKITLKEFEDQFRNLPPAYQVMLTTPAMKEKLLDQMITEKLMIQEAIKEGLPRKKEVQERLTLLKNQMLIEELIKVKVFDKINISDDEAKEFYETHQTQLSQAFPGKGFDEIKQDIKRMMMRKDETKTRLMFQTWIEGLKKEAKITKNLTLLGSSKKEEGKK, from the coding sequence TTTTCTTGCAACAGGTTGTGGGACTAATTCCACAACTTTAGCTACGGTGAGAGGAGAAAAAATTACACTTAAAGAGTTTGAAGACCAATTTCGTAATCTTCCTCCTGCCTATCAAGTTATGCTTACTACACCAGCGATGAAGGAGAAACTTTTAGACCAGATGATTACAGAAAAGTTGATGATTCAAGAGGCAATAAAAGAAGGATTGCCTCGCAAAAAGGAAGTTCAAGAACGATTAACTCTGCTTAAAAATCAAATGCTGATTGAGGAGTTAATTAAGGTTAAGGTCTTTGATAAAATCAATATAAGCGATGACGAGGCAAAAGAATTTTACGAAACTCACCAAACACAATTATCTCAAGCGTTCCCAGGAAAAGGATTTGATGAGATTAAACAAGATATTAAACGGATGATGATGCGAAAAGATGAGACAAAAACACGATTGATGTTTCAGACATGGATAGAAGGATTGAAAAAAGAGGCAAAGATTACTAAGAATTTGACTTTGTTAGGAAGTAGTAAAAAGGAAGAAGGTAAAAAATGA